AAAGGGATCAGGTTCACAGCAAGCTTCCTAAGGTCGGAGTTGAGTTGACCAGGGAAACGAAGGCAGCATGTGACACCACTCATGGTAGCCGAGATGAGGTGGTTAAGGTCACCAACTAATGAATCACAAAGAAAACAAGTCAGGAGACTCAAAACCACATTACAAGAATCTGTAAAATTATAGAATTGACTCACATGTGGGATTAGCAAGCTTGAGGGTACGGAAGCAGATATCGTAGAGGGCCTCATTGTCCAAAACCATACACTCGTCAGCGTTTTCGACAAGCTGATGCACAGAGAGAGTTGCATTGTATGGCTCAACAACAGTGTCAGAGACCTTAGGAGAAGGAAACACAGAGAAGGTCATCATCATACGGTCTGGATACTCCTCTCTTATCTTAGAGATGAGAAGCGTCCCCATGCCAGATCCAGTACCTCCACCCAACGAGTGACAAACCTGGAAACCTATTATACCAAAGAGCCAAACCAACGCATCAACAATATGCAAGAAATCAATCTTAACCTAGATCGAGATTCAAAACCTAATGAGATATCTTCTCACCTTGTAGACAGTCGCTGTTCTCAGCTTCCTTCCTCACAACATCAAGCACGGAATCGATCAACTCCGCGCCCTCCGTGTAGTGACCTTTCGCCCAGTTGTTCCCGGCGCCGGACTGCCCAAACACGAAGTTATCGGGACGGAAGATCTGTCCGTACGGTCCAGATCTGAGCGAATCCATGGTGCCAGGCTCCAGATCCATGAGAACGGCGCGTGGAACGTACTTTCCCCCGCTCGCCTCGTTGAAATACACATCGATGCGTTCGAGCTGGAGAGGAGAGTCGCCTACGTATTGGCCGGTGTGATCGATGCCGTGCTCTCCGCAGATCACTTCCCAGAACTTGGCACCGATCTGGTTTCCACATTGACCGCCTTGGATATGGAGGATCTCTCTCATTTTTCTCCTTCGCTTTGTTTCTTGAGAGAGAGAAAAGAAAAGGGAAGAGCTGAGATGAGAAAATGGCGACGAGCGGAGGATTAAAAAGTTAATCTGCTATATATAGTTTTTTTATTTATTTGCTTACAAATGTGCCCTTGTTCTTTATTTGGATTTCTGATTGGACCCCTAGATCTTTTATATGTTTAATTTTCCTTCTCTTGGCTGTACGACAGCGGAGGATTTCAAATACCTCTCTCCCACTTGTCCTCCACAGATATTTTTGCTATTTTAAAACAAAATATTAACTAATTTAGTTTTTTTCTTCTGCCGAACAGGTTTTGTTCTTATTATGGATAAGTACAATAATTAATATGCATAATCAAATCAAGGTTGTAAAAATAATCGAAAATTCTATCTTTATTCATAACATAGATGTTCCTTATATAGGAGATTTCACCGTCATAGATTTATGAAAAGATTACAAATCATAATCTTTTGGTTATGATCCATCCACAATCTGGTTCATAACACTTTCTTTTGGATGTCATAACCGTTTAGAGCTTATAATGTGCTTTAATGTTGTCTCATTAAAACCTTATTAGGAAAATCCAATTGGGACAAAACCAGAGTGAAAAAAAAGAGTACAACACACATTACTCCCCCTGATTTGGACATTACTGAAGGTCCCTTGGACCTCTCCAATTTTCTGCAATCTGTGGGTGATGAAGATCTTAGGCAGAATATGCTTCGTCCTCGAACATGATAGTTGGTTCTTCTTTACCATCGGCCATGCCACAATCTAATCGAATATATTGAGTCATCGACCTCAAATACACACACACACGAAATCTTGGATGATGTTGTTGTGATATGCGTGTACCACCATGTGTAAAACATAACCTGACTGAAAACAAATCAATAAAACCAAATAACCACTCTTTGGGCTGGTTAGTATAAAATAAACTAAAATCAAAGGCTTCTTCATCGTCCTTCTTATGGACCAATCAGATCAGTGTCTAAAACCAAGACTTATTCATCGTCAATCTCAGGACTAAATGGACTTCTTTATCGTCCACCTTTGGACTGAATGGATCAATGTCCAAAACAAGTGATCTCACGCCCATGNNNNNNNNNNNNNNNNNNNNNNNNNNNNNNNNNNNNNNNNNNNNNNNNNNNNNNNNNNNNNNNNNNNNNNNNNNNNNNNNNNNNNNNNNNNNNNNNNNNNNNNNNNNNNNNNNNNNNNNNNNNNNNNNNNNNNNNNNNNNNNNNNNNNNNNNNNNNNNNNNNNNNNNNNNNNNNNNNNNNNNNNNNNNNNNNNNNNNNNNNNNNNNNNNNNNNNNNNNNNNNNNNNNNNNNNNNNNNNNNNNNNNNNNNNNNNNNNNNNNNNNNNNNNNNNNNNNNNNNNNNNNNNNNNNNNNNNNNNNNNNNNNNNNNNNNNNNNNNNNNNNNNNNNNNNNNNNNNNNNNNNNNNNNNNNNNNNNNNNNNNNNNNNNNNNNNNNNNNNNNNNNNNNNNNNNNNNNNNNNNNNNNNNNNNNNNNNNNNNNNNNNNNNNNNNNNNNNNNNNNNNNNNNNNNNNNNNNNNNNNNNNNNNNNNNNNNNNNNNNNNNNNNNNNNNNNNNNNNNNNNNNNNNNNNNNNNNNNNNNNNNNNNNNNNNNNNNNNNNNNNNNNNNNNNNNNNNNNNNNNNNNNNNNNNNNNNNNNNNNNNNNNNNNNNNNNNNNNNNNNNNNNNNNNNNNNNNNNNNNNNNNNNNNNNNNNNNNNNNNNNNNNNNNNNNNNNNNNNNNNNNNNNNNNNNNNNNNNNNNNNNNNNNNNNNNNNNNNNNNNNNNNNNNNNNNNNNNNNNNNNNNNNNNNNNNNNNNNNNNNNNNNNNNNNNNNNNNNNNNNNNNNNNNNNNNNNNNNNNNNNNNNNNNNNNNNNNNNNNNNNNNNNNNNNNNNNNNNNNNNNNNNNNNNNNNNNNNNNNNNNNNNNNNNNNNNNNNNNNNNNNNNNNNNNNNNNNNNNNNNNNNNNNNNNNNNNNNNNNNNNNNNNNNNNNNNNNNNNNNNNNNNNNNNNNNNNNNNNNNNNNNNNNNNNNNNNNNNNNNNNNNNNNNNNNNNNNNNNNNNNNNNNNNNNNNNNNNNNNNNNNNNNNNNNNNNNNNNNNNNNNNNNNNNNNNNNNNNNNNNNNNNNNNNNNNNNNNNNNNNNNNNNNNNNNNNNNNNNNNNNNNNNNNNNNNNNNNNNNNNNNNNNNNNNNNNNNNNNNNNNNNNNNNNNNNNNNNNNNNNNNNNNNNNNNNNNNNNNNNNNNNNNNNNNNNNNNNNNNNNNNNNNNNNNNNNNNNNNNNNNNNNNNNNNNNNNNNNNNNNNNNNNNNNNNNNNNNNNNNNNNNNNNNNNNNNNNNNNNNNNNNNNNNNNNNNNNNNNNNNNNNNNNNNNNNNNNNNNNNNNNNNNNNNNNNNNNNNNNNNNNNNNNNNNNNNNNNNNNNNNNNNNNNNNNNNNNNNNNNNNNNNNNNNNNNNNNNNNNNNNNNNNNNNNNNNNNNNNNNNNNNNNNNNNNNNNNNNNNNNNNNNNNNNNNNNNNNNNNNNNNNNNNNNNNNNNNNNNNNNNNNNNNNNNNNNNNNNNNNNNNNNNNNNNNNNNNNNNNNNNNNNNNNNNNNNNNNNNNNNNNNNNNNNNNNNNNNNNNNNNNNNNNNNNNNNNNNNNNNNNNNNNNNNNNNNNNNNNNNNNNNNNNNNNNNNNNNNNNNNNNNNNNNNNNNNNNNNNNNNNNNNNNNNNNNNNNNNNNNNNNNNNNNNNNNNNNNNNNNNNNNNNNNNNNNNNNNNNNNNNNNNNNNNNNNNNNNNNNNNNNNNNNNNNNNNNNNNNNNNNNNNNNNNNNNNNNNNNNNNNNNNNNNNNNNNNNNNNNNNNNNNNNNNNNNNNNNNNNNNNNNNNNNNNNNNNNNNNNNNNNNNNNNNNNNNNNNNNNNNNNNTGACCTCATAAGTTATGGTCTATCAATCAGCTATTTGCGTTTTAAAAGATTTCGGCCAAGCCGTTCTTGGTATGGACATGTATCACAGAATTGTCCACACTTACCCCATGGACATACCATAATCATTTAAACGCTTGGGACATGTATTCACCAGTATTATCTAGACATATAGTCTTGATTATGAAAAAGGGGTTCGTAGCTGTTTTACTGGTGATGGCCTAATGAGTTTCCCTTGAGTACATGCTACACACGTGAGATTCTTTGGGATAACTCTTCTTATCTTTTAATGTGTGCCTTTTGAATATCAATTTTCGCATCATGTTTGGACCAGGATGGCCAATCGNNNNNNNNNNNNNNNNNNNNNNNNNNNNNNNNNNNNNNNNNNNNNNNNNNNNNNNNNNNNNNNNNATTTAGGACTTATTATGGCCTTGGGCGATTTTATACATATATCTGAAGGAACTCTTTGTTTCCTTCACCCATTGTTTCAATATGGAAACCATTCATTCTATATCTTTAAAACTCAATATGCTGCTCTTGCTCTTAGAGCTGAGTGAATATAAGGCATCACTGATTTCTAGATGCATACCCTTAGGCAATAATATATTAGCATAGCCATAGTCTTCTTTCAGACTGGCGATACCTGCTTTAGTACTTATATTGGCGTTTTTCAGTGTACTCATATAGAAAATCATTCATTCATTTAATCTAAGCAGACAATGTAATAGAAATAATTTCAAGGAGATAAAAATCAGAGAAAGCATACAAGCAAAGCAATCACACAAGTTTGATGTCGAAATCAGATTATCAACTTGGTTCTTTTAGGCAATCATAAGTTTCATATTCCGTAGGATCATCTCTTTCATGATCAAAAATCATCTTTACCATCTTTATATACCAAGTGGGCTTCAAGATACTTCCCTTTCAGACTCTCTTGATAGAGGTCACAAAGATGTTTGGGACTCCTTCATATCTTAGCCCAATGGTTCTCCATTCCACATCTATGACACACTGATTTGGTCGAGCATTGTGGTTTAAAGGATATACCACGGCCACTGCCNNNNNNNNNNNNNNNNNNNNNNNNNNNNNNNNNNNNNNNNNNNNNNNNNNNNNNNNNNNNNNNNNNNNNNNNNNNNNNNNNNNNNNNNNNNNNNNNNNNNNNNNNNNNNNNNNNNNNNNNNNNNNNNNNNNNNNNNNNNNNNNNNNNNNNNNNNNNNNNNNNNNNNNNNNNNNNNNNNNNNNNNNNNNNNNNNNNNNNNNNNNNNNNNNNNNNNNNNNNNNNNNNNNNNNNNNNNNNNNNNNNNNNNNNNNNNNNNNNNNNNNNNNNNNNNNNNNNNNNNNNNNNNNNNNNNNNNNNNNNNNNNNNNNNNNNNNNNNNNTTAGCTTAGGGTGAGCTGATCGGGATCGTTGGTACGCGAGCTGGTACTTGCAGTCAAAGAACTCGTAGATCTGGAACAGTTTGATCACAGACTGGAACAGGCTGATCGTACAATCTGGAATAGTTGAAGCGTACTGAAACTTGCAGAGATCAGTCCACAGATCGATCTTGTTGAGATCAGTGGTCGAATACAGATCAGGGTCGTGATCAAAGAGAGGTGATCGATCGAGATTAGGGTTTTAGCAATGGAGAGAGTTTTAGGGTTTATGGTCGATATTTTAGCTTAGGGTTTTAGAGATCAATCGTACTGATAACATGTTGTGAAAGTAATGGAAAAGTCTCTCTTTATTCATAACATAGAGCTTCATTATATAGGAGATTACACCGTCATAGAGAAATGGAAAGAGTACAAATCATAATCTAACTAGGAAAAGGAAACATAAAGACATAAGGAAAAAGAAAAAATGGCCAATTTTTTTTTTTGGGCCGCCGATGGTATAATCTCTTGGTTACGAGACATCCACAATATGGTTCATGACAAATATTAACTGATTAGTTTTTTTTTCTTCTGCCGAACAGGTTTTGTTCTTATTATGGATAAGTACAATAATTAATATGCATAATCAAACCAAGTTTGACTGTACAAGAAAAATCATACAGAAGTGGTGGGACTGTAACGGCAGGCTCGAATAAAAGTTGGGCCTTTCTAAAATTTAATAAGGCTCGGATAACTATAGTGTCAATCTATCTACAATGATATTCCATTACTTTTTCTTGATTTTTTTAAAAACAATTTACGGATAATTTTCAACCAATAGAAAATAAAATTTTTTAAACTACACCAATATATTTCTAACAATATATATATATATATATATATATATATCTTTTTTTGTGCAAACATATTCTCCATTAATTAAACTTGAAACTCCCTACAATAGTTCAGAGCTTTTACAGCTCCATTAGCATTACAAACTGCTAATTTGGTGGCTAAACAAGAGTTTAAAATACTTAAGATAGATAAACCACATAACTTCAATTGCCAAGCTTTATGAAGGATCATGTAGAGACCAATGTGATTGTTGAACGAGATTTGTAGCATCACAGACGGCGTGAGCAACTCGAATCGGCTATAGAACTCAAACCGATTGGCTGAGGTCGTTGAGGACTCCGTATAGGAGGAAAGTGATGATAAGTGTCTCTCCATGAAGGAGGAGAATGGTGATAACGATCCCTCCCATCCTCGGTGGGAGGAAGTTTATATAAACTTTTCCCAAAAGGATAAATCTACGAGGCTTAATCTTTCAAGCTTCCCTACAGGCAAATACGAGACTAGATCTGGATTGAAGTTTTCACTTCTTGAACACAAGTGAAGATGCTACAGAAACTCGATGGTGGTTGAGAAACTCTCCTCAAAGGATAGTTTTATAGGGTTGTTTGTTACGAGCTTTAAAGGTCTCAGGTTTGTAGATGAAACTGAGCGATGTCTTGAGATTAAAGAAGTTAGCTTTGGACGACAGATGCACATTGTAAGCTAATGCCAATAGCTGTTTACAGAGACACTTCGAATGTCTTGTAAGGACACTGAAAGAAATCCCAAAGGAGGAAGAAGCATGGTCTTCACACCGGCGGATAGAGAGATGGGTTTGAGACCAAATTCCGAGGGAACGAGCTTTAATTCCATGCAAGGACTACCAACTCCAGCATTACCATGATGAAGCTGTGGAGATTTGATGGAGCCAAAGCCGAGCCTTTGGTTGTTGTGGTCTAGCAAACTGAGAAAGAGTGAGCGGTCGTTGGTATGAGCAGAGCCACAAAAAAACTTAGTTATGGCAAGATCTAAAACAAGGCTACTGGGACTTTTGTCTTCACGCAATAATAAGTTTGAGCAGTTCTTCCCCGTAGGGAGAGTGGTTGTCGAACAGAGAGTCAATGATGGTGGTACATACCAGTGAAATAGTAGATCTGTCCATAGGGAAGACCATAAGAAAGAGAATCCGACAGAATCATCCGGCAGTGCTACATGAACATAGAGATCTTGGTATGAAACAAGAAAGCTACGCGAAGGAGAAGAAGCTTCGAAACCCATCAATAAACGTTGAGCAAAGGTTCGTGAGTATATATCTTCGAGGCTTTCACTCGAGAAGCAGTTGTCAGACATGGAAGGACATGAGATTGAAGTCGCCGAACAGAGAAGGAGTAGCC
This genomic interval from Brassica oleracea var. oleracea cultivar TO1000 chromosome C2, BOL, whole genome shotgun sequence contains the following:
- the LOC106327023 gene encoding tubulin beta-4 chain-like yields the protein MREILHIQGGQCGNQIGAKFWEVICGEHGIDHTGQYVGDSPLQLERIDVYFNEASGGKYVPRAVLMDLEPGTMDSLRSGPYGQIFRPDNFVFGQSGAGNNWAKGHYTEGAELIDSVLDVVRKEAENSDCLQGFQVCHSLGGGTGSGMGTLLISKIREEYPDRMMMTFSVFPSPKVSDTVVEPYNATLSVHQLVENADECMVLDNEALYDICFRTLKLANPTFGDLNHLISATMSGVTCCLRFPGQLNSDLRKLAVNLIPFPRLHFFMVGFAPLTSRGSQQYSALSVPELTQQMWDAKNMMCAADPRHGRYLTASAVFRGKLSTKEVDEQMMNIQNKNSSYFVEWIPNNVKSSVCDIAPTGLKMASTFIGNSTSIQEMFRRVSEQFTAMLRRKAFLHWYTGEGMAEMEFTEAESNMNDLVAEYQQYQDATAGEEEYEEEEEEYDEA